A window of the Odocoileus virginianus isolate 20LAN1187 ecotype Illinois chromosome 20, Ovbor_1.2, whole genome shotgun sequence genome harbors these coding sequences:
- the TIMM50 gene encoding mitochondrial import inner membrane translocase subunit TIM50 isoform X2: protein MAASAALFLRLRSGLRQGARGLCARLATPPPRAPDQAAEIGSRAGTKAQTQGPQQQRSSEGPSYAKKVALWLAGLLGAGGTVSVIYIFGNNSVDENGAKIPDEFDNDPILVQQLRRTYKYFKDYRQMIIEPTSPCLLPDPLREPYYQPPYTLVLELTGVLLHPEWSLATGWRFKKRPGIETLFQQLAPLYEIVIFTSETGMTAFPLIDSVDPHGFISYRLFRDATRYMDGHHVKDISCLNRDPARVVVVDCKKEAFRLQPYNGVALRPWDGNSDDRVLLDLSAFLKTIALNGVEDVRTVLEHYALEEDPLEAFKQRQSRLEQEEQQRLAELSKSSKQNLFFSSLTSRLWPRSKQP from the exons ATGGCGGCCTCGGCGGCGCTGTTCCTGCGATTGCGGAGCGGGCTCCGGCAAGGCGCTCGGGGGCTGTGTGCGAGGCTCGCGACGCCGCCCCCTCGGGCCCCGGACCAG GCTGCAGAGATTGGGAGCCGAGCAGGCACTAAGGCCCAGACCCAGGGACCACAGCAGCAGAGAAGCTCCGAGGGTCCCAGCTATGCCAAAAAAGTCGCACTCTGGCTCGCTGGGCTGCTCGGGGCTGGTGGGACCGTGAGCGTCATCTATATCTTCG GAAACAACTCTGTGGATGAAAATGGTGCCAAG ATTCCCGATGAATTCGACAACG ATCCAATTCTGGTACAGCAGTTGCGCCGGACATACAAATATTTCAAAGATTACAGACAG ATGATCATCGAGCCCACCagcccctgccttctcccagaCCCTCTGCGGGAGCCGTACTACCAGCCGCCATACACACTGGTCTTGGAGCTCACTGGCGTCCTCTTGCACCCTGAGTGGTCG CTAGCCACTGGCTGGAGGTTTAAGAAGCGTCCAGGCATCGAGACCTTATTCCAGCAGCTCGCCCCTTTGTATGAAATCGTCATCTTTACATCGGAGACTGGCATG ACTGCCTTTCCACTCATCGACAGCGTGGACCCCCATGGCTTCATCTCCTACCGCCTCTTCCGGGACGCCACGAGATACATGGATGGGCACCATGTTAAG GACATTTCGTGTCTGAATCGGGACCCGGCCCGAGTAGTAGTCGTGGACTGCAAGAAGGAAGCGTTCCGCCTACAGCCCTACAACGGCGTCGCCCTGCGGCCCTGGGATGGCAACTCTGATGACCGGGTCTTATTGGACCTGTCTGCCTTCCTCAAGA CCATTGCTTTGAATGGTGTGGAGGATGTTCGAACTGTGCTGGAGCACTACGCCCTggaggaagacccactggaggcTTTCAAACAGCGGCAAAGCCGGCTAGAGCAG GAGGAACAGCAGCGCCTGGCCGAGCTCTCCAAATCCAGCAAGCAGAATCTCTTCTTCAGCTCTCTCACCAGCCGCCTGTGGCCTCGCTCCAAACAGCCCTGA
- the TIMM50 gene encoding mitochondrial import inner membrane translocase subunit TIM50 isoform X1 — protein MIIEPTSPCLLPDPLREPYYQPPYTLVLELTGVLLHPEWSLATGWRFKKRPGIETLFQQLAPLYEIVIFTSETGMTAFPLIDSVDPHGFISYRLFRDATRYMDGHHVKDISCLNRDPARVVVVDCKKEAFRLQPYNGVALRPWDGNSDDRVLLDLSAFLKTIALNGVEDVRTVLEHYALEEDPLEAFKQRQSRLEQEEQQRLAELSKSSKQNLFFSSLTSRLWPRSKQP, from the exons ATGATCATCGAGCCCACCagcccctgccttctcccagaCCCTCTGCGGGAGCCGTACTACCAGCCGCCATACACACTGGTCTTGGAGCTCACTGGCGTCCTCTTGCACCCTGAGTGGTCG CTAGCCACTGGCTGGAGGTTTAAGAAGCGTCCAGGCATCGAGACCTTATTCCAGCAGCTCGCCCCTTTGTATGAAATCGTCATCTTTACATCGGAGACTGGCATG ACTGCCTTTCCACTCATCGACAGCGTGGACCCCCATGGCTTCATCTCCTACCGCCTCTTCCGGGACGCCACGAGATACATGGATGGGCACCATGTTAAG GACATTTCGTGTCTGAATCGGGACCCGGCCCGAGTAGTAGTCGTGGACTGCAAGAAGGAAGCGTTCCGCCTACAGCCCTACAACGGCGTCGCCCTGCGGCCCTGGGATGGCAACTCTGATGACCGGGTCTTATTGGACCTGTCTGCCTTCCTCAAGA CCATTGCTTTGAATGGTGTGGAGGATGTTCGAACTGTGCTGGAGCACTACGCCCTggaggaagacccactggaggcTTTCAAACAGCGGCAAAGCCGGCTAGAGCAG GAGGAACAGCAGCGCCTGGCCGAGCTCTCCAAATCCAGCAAGCAGAATCTCTTCTTCAGCTCTCTCACCAGCCGCCTGTGGCCTCGCTCCAAACAGCCCTGA